The DNA region TTCTCAACGTGCATACTAGATTGCTGTACCGAGGTGACAACAAAAAGTCATAATACTGGATTCCAAAGCAACTTATCTTTGCATGAAGGGAGAAAAAAACAGAATCCACCCACTTTCCACTTAAGAACCAACAAATAGCATAAAACTAAATTGTGGAACCATTCCCACTGCCTGCCACAAGGCAATCACAACAATCGCACCTAAAAACGACGAAATctgcaggcagcagcagcaaatCGAACCAAACAGAATTGGGGGGAGATCACCACCGGTGAAGAAACGCACCTCTCTCCTTGCCTCGAATCAGATTCGGCAGCGAAGCCCGGCAGCGGCACACGCGAAGCGATCGATGGACAGCGGAGACGCGGCCGAGGAGGCTTTTCTTGTTATACTGCTCAGGGGAGAAcgccgcggtggcggcgccaCTTCCTCGACGCCTCCGTCCTGGTTTCTTCGAAACCTGGAAATTTTGTCTGTTCCTCGAACGACGAGGGGGGGAACGCCGgactattttttttctttcttctcccaAGCCGAAAGAACAACGACGAGGAGGACGGATCGACGGGGTGGTGGAGGAGAAATTGTTGTCGAAATTTGACGGggtggaggaagaagggaagcgGAAAAGTCGGGGCTTTGGGGGCGCGGTGACTGTCCGATGAGGCCAAGCCGCCACGCGCGGTACCCTTTTTCGTCTGATATATGTGGTTTTTCGTCCGATGAGGCCACGCGCGGTGACTCGGAAGGCAGGGCGTCCCTGTCATTTGAGAGGCCCCGTGCCTCGGATAAATTTAGCCCTAATGAAACTACGGTCAAATAAAAAATGCTGCTGAATTATATGTTTATTAGTTCAATGTTAGCGTGATAGCGTGCGTAAGTAAAGAGTAAAGACATAAAAGTTTGAGTTTATTTTTGACAAATATTGCTATAGAAGGTTGATTTCATCCCTATTATAATTAACTTAATCCACTCGGAACTTGTGCAAAAAATTatataagtaaatttattaatttttttaaataCAAACGCAAACATGCACATACACACACGCACACTTACCTTACGTAACCCTCACCTCCTAGAGATTGAACGGGTAGATCTTAAAATTAACAAAGTCATTACAGTCACATCGCAGACAAGAAGTCTTAGCTGAGGTATGCTCAGTTTGTGACCTAGTTTAATTCTAGAATAAATCCAAAAAATATGAGTACGCGTGCTAAGTTGAGAATTTGGATCAGGAAAGGCAGGTTTCAGACAAGAAGTCCTATTAGCTGAGGTATGCTCAGTCTGTGACCCTATCATATTATCCATCATTCTTACATCCAACGGGTGTGAGTGGTATGATCAATTCTTTGATTAGGGTGCATTTAAGCAGAACCAAGGCTACGCAAGTGCATCAAGACTAGTTAAATTTAAGTTAAAAGTAAACGGCTTGTTCACTATCACATTCGTATTAAACTTATTTCAGAAAAGAACTTTATTTTAAGCTACTCCTATAAGATTGGCTGATTAGGCGTCACAGTATATTATGATGCCTAAGTCTTGCGAGTAGTCTTATCACAAGAACCTAGGTGCCAATCATCTTTTCTTTTTGCATGTAACGTCTCTCTACACGCAATATAATTTCTCTACAAAGCAAACAATGACTAATGACTACACGCTGAGCACATGATTACGACTTTACGAGGCTCTGGATGTAGTTGGGGCTCTGTGAAAGCGCACACCTTGCATCCGGAAATTTGCGATTTCACCACCGTAAAAAATGAGTTTCACTAAAATGCCATCAAACTTTTGAGCTTCGCTATAATACTATTATAAAACTTTATCTCCCCGCTACAATATCTTTTCTCCCTTTTCCAATTCATTTCGTAATTTCTTCGTTCGCTAACCATATGAACAGACCATTTTGCCCTTGAGGCAACCAGCCTTTCCCCTTGGTCTCCCGTGTCTCGCCAATCACCATGCCGTAAGGGCCCGCACATTTTTTGACGGGCCGAGCTCGCGGCCTCGGGTGCGGACGTAggcgcggcggcgccaccaCGTCGACATATGCGAGGGTTCCAGTCCGACCATCTAAATGGACAATATTTGCACAATGATCCTACTTGAACTAGATCACGCATGGATTATAGCTAAGCTCAGATGCAAAAGTGCTAACTTAAGTCTATTAAATAGGTGCTCACTCTGTTATATAGAACAGGTGTTAGCTTTGTCCGAGGTTAAACTACCTGGAGTGTAATCATGTTTATAGAGAAATTACTAATATTTATCATACCAAATAAAGTATGAGAGCTATAAAGCTCATAGTCTTgtctataaatttggtcaaaattAAGATAGTTTGGCTTACAATAAAGTAGAATGATATTTTTTTAGAAATAATTCCTGTGATGAGATTATAAATTAGCTAAAAGCGCAACAAAGTAAAAGCTTGGGACAATGAAGATGCAGACTTCCTAAGTATATTTTTGTTAGACAATCAGAGCATTGCAAATTGCAAGCATGTTATTATGTCAAAATCTATTTGTTCACTAAGTTGACTTTGCAATAGGCGTGGCGGCACCATCTTCTATTTCTAAAGACATCGTAATGTCAATAGTAACAAATTAGAAATTACACGGCATTAAGTATAAATGCTCCAATTAAACACAACTCCTAGGTGGTTGGCTTCCTTGAcaacccccccaccccccccccccccccgcgcaaGGCGGGATATCCTATTGTTGGCATTGGAAGCAACATCAACGGGATGGATTGGCGGCGTGGTGAAGTATCATGAGGAGGAATGTCTTACATTTGGAAATTTACGTAGGAAATTACAATGGCATGCACATTATTTGAAGCCATACCAAAACCATAGGAAGGCCAAATTGTAGCAAACCATGAGGGCTAAAATTGTTTTTTTTCCATTTATTGGCATAATAAACTACTTAGCATGGGGCATACCCCTCTAGCGTGGAAGTAATTCCTCTTAAGTACTGAAAATGGACTCCCTTCACTGACGGGTGAGCCTAATTGCACTTAGGTCCACGTGCAGCCGCGCTACTCAGTTTTGTCCAACTCTAGGAATCTTCCAGTAGATTTAGGAAGAAAGGCACGATATAGCAATGGTCGCCAAATTACTCAAATTACCGGAACCACGAGATCTCATGATCATTGAATTAAAGAGCAAGTGCAAATGCAGCTGGAAAAGGCACACTTGAGAGTTAAAAGAAAGCAAGAGACAATCCGATCGTTGATTCAAATATTCCAAAAAAAAAGTGTACAAGTATACATTATCTATTGATTAGGATATTCTGCAATAATTTGCAGAAGAATTACATTATCCTTTGATTCAAATATATATACTGCAAAAACGTTTCTTGAAACAAAACCAGGAGGTTGATAAATTATTGATTCTCCCCCCCAAGACCAGTTGAGGGATTGTTCCATCTGGAAACGAGATCTAGCGCCTCAAACTGTGCAGGATGTATTCAGCATATAGGTCCCTGACAACAGCGCAAATAGGTTAAAAGTAGTGCCCTAACTAGAAAAGTATTTTTAGATGATTCTAATGCATTGTATGATGATTCAGACAATAAAGAGTGCTAGTTTCATATAATAAAAGCAGAATAGATTTTTCAAAGTAGAGGTTTCACATCTCACTATCATGTTGAGGCAATCATACTTTAAGATGCATCGCGTCACAATTTTCTTCTCAACAAAAGAGAGGCATGGTTATAAGCTATTCCAGGGAAGACTCACATTGAATGCTGAATGGCCTCCAGGGCGGTTGTTGGTGGCAAGAACTCGTTCACAGCAACTTCCTTGTTCTCATTCTTCTTGTCTGCAGATACAACATGTGAAATAAACTTCAACGCTTGAGGAGCAACTGCAGCGCTATGATTATAGCAAATCAGACAGATTTGGAAAGAAATGGCACATACAGTCTTCAAAGAAGCGACGGATTTCATTAAGGCGGTGGGGAGACAGCTCCTTGAGATCAGTTAAGTGACGATATTCGGGATCATCAACACAAACTGCAATTATCTTATCATCTTTCTCACCCTAGTCGTTGCACAAACAGATACGCCATCAATCCAACATAATGTGATATGTGAAAGTTTGAATGAAAAATCTGTAAAATTGATCATGCCTGGTCAATCATAGGCATAAGGCCAATGGCCCTTGCCCGAAGAAAGCAGCCAGGTATCACTGGTTCCTGTTCAGTTGCAAGCCAGTTAGCGAATAACCTCATAGGTTCAAACATAACATACATCATTAATACTAAGTGGGTTAGATGAAACAAACAGCAAGAAGACATGCTGACCTGCATCAGGACCAGCACATCCATCGGGTCTCCATCTTCGCACAGCGTGCGTGGTATGAAACCGTAGTTGTGTGGGTAGACCACTGATGAGTATAGCACCCTGTCAACCTAGGGAAGCATATTTTCAAATATATTGTCAGTTGCGTCAGAGAAGAAATCGTCAAATTTTCTGTTTCCTGCAAGCTTAAACTTTTAACGGACAATTTGTACCTTGATCAATCCAGTCTTCTTGTCAAGCTCATATTTCACTTTACTGCCCTTTGTGATCTCAACAACCTGCAACCACGGAAGGTCTATGACTTCTGATGCATGCATCTGTGAGTAACGCACTTACTCTACTTTACTACAAAGGATGAGCATGACGTGATGCATGCTTACACAGTTGAAAACAGCAGGGGCTCCAGGTCCTGACATTTGGGAATTTTGAAGCGTCAGCTTGTATGAACCTCCAGAGTCATACTGCAATGCCAAAAAAAGAACGACGTGCTGTTTACCTATCTCAAGGTCATGCCAGGAATGTGCGGCAACCGATCGCTTTGAGAGGGACGACATGATCCGCTCGTTCAGCCGTGGAACACTCTTCTTCTCTTCAGCCATGCTACTACAACCACAGAGAGATGCCCGGCCATAAGCCTCCTTGAACGAGCAGTTTACAGGAATGCTAGAATACCTCACCTGCTGCAGTAACTGCAGCAAAAGTCCAATAAAAACTTGTGGGTCTATTGACAGTTAAAAAAAATGCATCCACAAAGAGATTTTGACATTTGcctaagagagagagagagagagagagagagagagagagagagagattttgACATTTACCAACTGCTAGTAGGAGGAGGAGACCCAGGAAGCACAGGGCCACATGAGGAGCAGCAGCTTATTATATAGAGGAGCTCTTGGTCGTTTTGAAGCACTGGTGGATGGAGATCCTAGAGAAGTGGCGGGAGCAGCGGCCTCCCGGACGCCCCCTGCTGTCCTGCATGCACGCCTGAATTAGGCAGGCGAACATGCAGCGAAaaactaaagcaagcaatgcCATCAGCTTCACGACGAGCACCAGAAAATTTGCATCTTTGCGACCCGGGCCTGATCCTGTTGGATTTGCGACCACTCGGAACGGCCCAGGGGCAGTTCACAAGCAACGATCAAGGCCAAAAGTTGTGGCGCTGGTCACCAGCCAAACGTCCAGCTCAACTATGGCGAGGATGGTGGGTGTAGTTCGGCCACGAACCAAATTGTGTAGGCTACAAGGCTTATTGCTAGATATGTGCACACATTGATCTGCATCGTGGTTCATGCAGTTTGTCCTTTGAGTCCAGCACAACTAATATTTTCGACTGGGTCGGCCAACTATAGCATCCTTTTTAAGTATTATCTAAAAATAAACAAATATTTCTTTACTATACAACAAAGTGACTCGATGAAAATCAATTAATAATGCAAACATGGCATGAATAGTAAGATCTTCCCGCTGATTTTCATCTCGCACATACCTTGATCTtagaaaataataaaaaatcTTTCATTAATTTGATCCGAGCCAAGCGATTACACCCTGCATAAAAAATACAAAAATAACATAGAATTTTGGTAAAAGAATACTCAAAAGACCAGTATTTTAAATATAAAAAATGAAACGGACAAATATATTACATCCTGGACACTTGGCCGGAGGAATAACAGCACACAGATCGATAAAAATACAAATAATTAAAACTTTTTGGGTCCATTTGAAAAAAACGGACCCATAAAAGTGTATAGCTTTAATCTTTAAGCCCCATTTGGATCGATCGGTCACACGTGGCAATAAAATATTAGAAAATTTGTTACGGGGCCCAAGTCCGATTGATGGTCAAACGTCACACGGCATCGATCCTCCTCGGTGTCCGCCTCTTCAGGCACCTACGACATTTTAGACAACAGCTATCTACATAAGTTCACATAAGTAAAATAAGCAGCAGCCGTCTAAATAAGTTCATATAAGTAAAATAAGCTGACGTGGCTATTATTAGATAAGGAAATAGTGTGTTGCTGTCTTATCTCGTCTTCTGCTCTACTCCGTGCTTCCATGCAAAACAACACCATCCAGAATACTTATTAAATATCATACAGACAGCTAAACAGACAACCTATTTTAGAGCTGTCTATTTAGCTGTCTGTGTGTGTTAAATACTCCTCCATCCAAAAAAACAAGTCATTCCAGAAATTCTAGGGGAAATTAACGAGAAGGTAAAATGACTATATTTATCTCTATTTACTACCCATATTTGGCACTAATTAATTCTTATATGCACATACACTTTCTGGATAGGGTAAAGATGATTTATTTTTTGATAAATTTTGAATCCTATGattatttttctttttgaacGGAGGAGCACTGTCTACATGCCCTTAATCGCGCAGCCTCGGCCGGCGGAGGACAAAAAAGTGACCTGCTGAAGAGGGCTGTGTTGATGGGCCGGACTAAAAATTCCAAAAGGAAACAGAACGGCACACAGGACGCGACGAGTGATGGCCAAAACGAATTTTAGCGGATTAATCGTTAGGAATTCCGTTCCGATCGAAAGTCTCGATGCAGTGTCAACTCTAAACATTCATCCGCCACAACATTAACGACATTATGACCATAGAAAGTTACAAAGTAGGGGCAACTGACAGTTCTCGTAGAACTGGATTGGTAGTTACAGAGATCAGTTGAATCACGGTTCTACTCTCTTACATTCCCAGCAGATACAACATCATCAGGAACAGGGTCAGCCCATAAAAATAATCGGTACAGATACAAGGCAACATGCAGAAGTGGCAATCCTGATAACTGATAGGTCAATTTAGTCAGCTACACATGCATATCTATGTCATTTCCTAGCCGGACCATCAAGCCATGGCAACATCTGTGCCCATACATCTTACCTTGCGACCCCAACAATGCCTACGGAAGGGCACTAGGAAGCTACATGCAAGCACTTTTTGATGTTTCAGCCAAGTCTTTCCCAGGATCCCCCTTCAAAGAGGCATGCCTCTTGTGACCACTCCGAGTTAATAGTGCAATGCTATTTGATCTTGGTATCTGGACAGCCCCAGCAACACAATCTCCAGCATGAGCACAGCTCCAAACTCGAGAAGGCCCTTCCCCTAGGGAACGCAATCTTGGGAATCCGTTTTTTAACCTGCAAATTGACCAGTACTCGGTATCTTTACCAGCCAGCTTGTCGCACACAGGGCAAGGAGGGTCGTGCTTCTGCCCCTTTGGAGTTGTCCGCTCCAGGCACTCAGCATGGTAGACATGGGAGCATGGGAGAACACCAGCAACCGGCAAATCTCCAGTGCGCACAATTCGACGAGAACCCCAAGGTGATCTCTTAGTCAAAAGCCTCTCACAAAGGTCACACCTTGTTTTCTGCATTATATTATAAGGACGCAGTGGTCCAGCTCGATCAGCTTCAGGTCGTTCTGATACATCAGTAAGATCCATGCTACTTGCAGCACTCCAATTTCCTGACTCCCCATGATTGCCACTGCCATAGTCCATGGGACCTGGAGAGCGAACCTCTCCTGTTCCCTTGTACTCAGAGTGCAGAGGATTGTTGGAGCTTGCGCTGGCAACAGGACTTTGATTTCCTTGTGCTTCTAGTGCATGTTCTGGAAATGAAAGAGGATGGACTGGCTTTGACAGGAATGATCGACGACTTGGGAAGTTGCGGGGCGTTGATGAGTATGATTTAGGTACTATATCATATTCACTTCCCTCAGAACGAGAGGAGGTGGAACCACCACTATTCTGCTGTC from Panicum hallii strain FIL2 chromosome 9, PHallii_v3.1, whole genome shotgun sequence includes:
- the LOC112874848 gene encoding uncharacterized protein LOC112874848, whose protein sequence is MGSLCCVAARPHGTSTANREWSSIGRSDPTWRTNAGFSPPVSRGWEYRINSEGLSYGSHGDSGVAANYGSSLSSNSKEASRSWERNELPQEHRYSTSEGAISYFNSPDVSFQNQHVMLPMLQDSSVDEYMRVSVSEPIGALLLSEGISGQQNSGGSTSSRSEGSEYDIVPKSYSSTPRNFPSRRSFLSKPVHPLSFPEHALEAQGNQSPVASASSNNPLHSEYKGTGEVRSPGPMDYGSGNHGESGNWSAASSMDLTDVSERPEADRAGPLRPYNIMQKTRCDLCERLLTKRSPWGSRRIVRTGDLPVAGVLPCSHVYHAECLERTTPKGQKHDPPCPVCDKLAGKDTEYWSICRLKNGFPRLRSLGEGPSRVWSCAHAGDCVAGAVQIPRSNSIALLTRSGHKRHASLKGDPGKDLAETSKSACM
- the LOC112876589 gene encoding soluble inorganic pyrophosphatase 1; this encodes MAEEKKSVPRLNERIMSSLSKRSVAAHSWHDLEIGPGAPAVFNCVVEITKGSKVKYELDKKTGLIKVDRVLYSSVVYPHNYGFIPRTLCEDGDPMDVLVLMQEPVIPGCFLRARAIGLMPMIDQGEKDDKIIAVCVDDPEYRHLTDLKELSPHRLNEIRRFFEDYKKNENKEVAVNEFLPPTTALEAIQHSMDLYAEYILHSLRR